The Pseudomonadota bacterium DNA window GGGCTGCACCAGCAATCTTTGCCCCAGTCCCGCAAAGATTGAACTATCTTTTTTAATTTCTGATTGTTGGTCAGGACGGCTCCACCTTCTCCCATAGTGATATGATGGGCCGGGAAGAAGCTGGTTGTGGCAAGATCGCCGAAGGTGCCGACCATCTTTCCACGATATTTTGAGCCCACGGCATCACAACAGTCTTCGATAAGCCATAAACCATGTTTTCGACAAAATTTTTCAATCATGTCGAGGTTGAAGGGGTTGCCCAGGGTATGCGCCAGGATAATCGCTTTTACCTTTGGTGAGAGTGCCATTTCAAGTTGGTACGGGTCAATTCCATAGTCATCGAGATTAACATCGACAAAGACTGGAACCAGATTGTTTTGAATAATTGGATTGACGGTGGTTGGGAAACCGGCTGCCACTGTGATTACTTCATCGCCGGGTTTTATTCTCCGATTTTCCAACTGAGGTGAGGTCAGGGCGCTCATGGCCAGAAGATTTGCCGAAGATCCAGAATTAGTTAAAAGGCAGAACTTTTGCTCCATGTAGCGGGCGAAGTTTTCTTCGAAGGTCCGGGCGAAACGGCCGCTTGTAAACCAGCCGTCGAGGCAGGCATCGACGGCGAACTGTATATCTTCGGCTATGATCACCTTGCCGGAAACCGGTACCGATATTGTTCCTGGTAAAAGCCGATTTTTCTCCGCGGACTGTTCG harbors:
- the rfbH gene encoding lipopolysaccharide biosynthesis protein RfbH, which gives rise to MSKPSRSNEIREQILTLVKEFMAEQSAEKNRLLPGTISVPVSGKVIIAEDIQFAVDACLDGWFTSGRFARTFEENFARYMEQKFCLLTNSGSSANLLAMSALTSPQLENRRIKPGDEVITVAAGFPTTVNPIIQNNLVPVFVDVNLDDYGIDPYQLEMALSPKVKAIILAHTLGNPFNLDMIEKFCRKHGLWLIEDCCDAVGSKYRGKMVGTFGDLATTSFFPAHHITMGEGGAVLTNNQKLKKIVQSLRDWGKDCWCSPGQDNACGKRFNWQLGTLPAGYDHKYIYSHIGYNLKITEMQAALGVAQLKRIDEFATIRKRNFDFLFKELSPFKEFLSLPAATPGTEPCWFGFPIRVKNNSPVSREQLLKVLDSHNIGTRNLFGGNLLRQPAYLNIEKRIPAPLTNTNKVMNSVFWLGIYHGLSLEQLKVTSKVIKEQFSK